In a single window of the Streptomyces brevispora genome:
- a CDS encoding DUF1876 domain-containing protein: protein MTQTAVGWHIELEFEEDAHRTRAAALVRLSDGSEVRAHGYASRHPSDSAQPRVGEEIAGARALNELAMKLLTKAHDEIDEVSGRTSYPLT from the coding sequence ATGACGCAGACCGCTGTCGGATGGCACATCGAGCTGGAATTCGAGGAGGACGCCCACCGCACCCGCGCCGCCGCTCTGGTGCGGCTCTCCGACGGGAGCGAGGTACGTGCCCACGGCTACGCCAGCCGGCACCCCTCCGACTCCGCGCAGCCCCGGGTGGGCGAGGAGATCGCGGGCGCCCGTGCGCTCAATGAGCTGGCGATGAAGCTGCTGACCAAGGCGCACGACGAGATCGACGAGGTGTCCGGCCGCACGTCCTACCCGCTGACCTGA
- a CDS encoding LamG-like jellyroll fold domain-containing protein: MRRQTPRPRALFRTVACAAALLIPVGATLVPAAAATPAPAAASAFAADNPATAVHGLKGEYFSMSAPGARDFYKLGGVALDPEINFPGLTGTFESATGRTENTTARWTGTIQAPETGDYTFFASGDNGFRLFIDGKAVIDHWEPDWDNEQTSAPVALKAGEPHEFKLEMFQDTGGANMFLRWSSAKLPKQIVPESAFTPPADFEVYPVGLSVASDGQKLRATFDDKVGNLSEVKDHLRIEADTSPIPVKSVARAPGNAEELLVTLAAPVQKGQQVRVAYDGKGGLQAGGKDVPAISRTARNLSTHRLTTTWGDELDRNHPLPEYPRPQQVRDRWKNLNGPWEFAGAAAGEQPVFGKKLGERITVPFPVESQLSGLERHEDHMFYRKLVTVPKNWSVDQGKGKQGKDGNRLKLNFGAVDYQARVWVNGKQVAEHTGGYTSFSADITDAVKGSGPQEIVVAVTDTTGDDQPKGKQSRNPGGIVYTPSSGIWQTVWMEPVAPASVDALTTTPDIDQGRLALTVNSAEASAGARIKAVARDRKGKVVGTVTGPANHALSLLVGKQHLWTPDDPYLYDLEVTLTDGRSKDTVDSYFGMRSLGIQKVGGYQKLVLNGKPFFSLAMLDQGFWPDGLYTQPSDAALTFDLKAQKELGFNAVRKHIKVESARWYYHADRLGLLVWQDFVSADITGAKGQQAFLSQGKQMMEQLHNSPSIGGWIVFNEGWGEWDRTETGKITDSVKAADPSRVVNAHSGVNCCSSKGDSGRGDIIDHHDYVNNDAPFPDDRAAMDGEHGGFTLRTAGHMWPGAPAAIYSGVADKDALTAKYVDNTRTYYLAAAGAELSGAVYTQVSDLENELNGLYTYDRREIKIDRKKVRQINEQVIAAGAAAGHRDAVKGGAAWNLDEGKGTKASDQGPNRLPLTLSAGTTWTPGVQGSALKFNGEGQYAQTEGPVVDTTGNYTVSAWATLDALPGNYATVVSQDGRRTENPFYLQYGQGAFAFSAPGGKRARAEMTPETAKWYHLVGVRDGDELKLYVDGSLAATAQAGPADVSTGPLSVGRAQYAGEKGDFWNGAIDQVKVYDRALTADEVSALHGTEQP; this comes from the coding sequence TTGAGACGACAAACGCCCCGACCTCGTGCTCTGTTCAGAACGGTGGCCTGCGCCGCCGCACTCCTGATACCCGTCGGGGCCACCCTGGTCCCCGCCGCCGCTGCCACCCCGGCCCCCGCCGCCGCCTCCGCGTTCGCGGCCGACAATCCGGCCACCGCCGTGCACGGGCTGAAGGGCGAGTACTTCAGCATGTCCGCGCCCGGCGCGAGGGACTTCTACAAGCTCGGCGGTGTCGCCCTCGACCCGGAGATCAACTTCCCGGGTCTCACCGGCACGTTCGAGTCCGCGACCGGCCGGACCGAGAACACCACCGCACGCTGGACCGGCACCATCCAGGCGCCCGAGACCGGCGACTACACCTTCTTCGCGAGCGGCGACAACGGATTTCGGCTCTTCATCGACGGCAAGGCGGTCATCGACCACTGGGAGCCCGACTGGGACAACGAGCAGACCAGCGCCCCGGTCGCGCTGAAGGCCGGCGAGCCGCACGAGTTCAAGCTGGAGATGTTCCAGGACACCGGCGGCGCCAACATGTTCCTGCGCTGGTCCAGCGCGAAGCTCCCGAAGCAGATCGTGCCCGAATCGGCCTTCACCCCGCCGGCCGACTTCGAGGTCTACCCGGTCGGGCTGAGCGTCGCGAGCGACGGACAGAAGCTCCGGGCGACGTTCGACGACAAGGTCGGCAACCTCTCCGAGGTGAAGGACCATCTCAGGATCGAGGCGGACACCTCACCGATACCGGTGAAGTCCGTCGCCCGCGCGCCCGGCAACGCCGAGGAACTCCTCGTCACCCTGGCCGCGCCCGTCCAGAAGGGCCAGCAGGTCCGCGTCGCGTACGACGGCAAGGGCGGCCTCCAGGCAGGCGGCAAGGACGTCCCCGCGATCAGCCGCACGGCCAGGAACCTGTCCACGCACCGGCTGACCACGACCTGGGGCGACGAGCTCGACCGCAATCACCCGCTGCCCGAGTACCCCAGGCCGCAGCAGGTCCGCGACCGGTGGAAGAACCTCAACGGCCCGTGGGAGTTCGCCGGAGCCGCGGCGGGCGAGCAGCCCGTCTTCGGGAAGAAGCTCGGCGAGCGCATCACCGTGCCGTTCCCCGTCGAGTCACAGCTCTCCGGTCTTGAGCGCCACGAAGACCACATGTTCTACCGCAAGCTCGTCACCGTGCCGAAGAACTGGTCCGTGGACCAGGGCAAGGGTAAGCAGGGCAAGGACGGCAACCGGCTGAAGCTCAACTTCGGTGCCGTCGACTACCAGGCCCGCGTCTGGGTCAACGGCAAGCAGGTCGCCGAGCACACCGGCGGCTACACCTCCTTCAGCGCCGACATCACGGACGCGGTCAAGGGCAGCGGCCCGCAGGAGATCGTCGTCGCGGTCACCGACACCACCGGTGACGACCAGCCGAAGGGCAAGCAGTCCCGCAACCCCGGCGGCATCGTCTACACGCCGTCCTCCGGCATCTGGCAGACCGTCTGGATGGAGCCGGTCGCCCCCGCCTCGGTGGACGCCCTGACGACCACCCCCGACATCGACCAGGGCCGCCTGGCCCTGACGGTCAACTCCGCCGAGGCCTCGGCCGGTGCGCGGATCAAGGCCGTCGCCCGGGACAGGAAGGGCAAGGTCGTCGGCACGGTCACCGGCCCGGCCAACCACGCGCTGAGCCTGCTCGTCGGGAAGCAGCACCTCTGGACCCCGGACGATCCCTACCTGTACGACCTCGAGGTCACCCTCACCGACGGCCGCTCCAAGGACACCGTCGACAGCTACTTCGGCATGCGCTCACTCGGCATCCAGAAGGTCGGCGGCTACCAGAAGCTGGTGCTCAACGGGAAGCCGTTCTTCTCCCTCGCCATGCTGGACCAGGGCTTCTGGCCCGACGGCCTCTACACCCAGCCGAGCGACGCCGCGCTGACCTTCGACCTGAAGGCCCAGAAGGAGCTCGGTTTCAACGCGGTGCGCAAGCACATCAAGGTGGAGTCGGCTCGCTGGTACTACCACGCGGACCGGCTCGGCCTGCTGGTGTGGCAGGACTTCGTCTCCGCCGACATCACCGGCGCGAAGGGGCAGCAGGCCTTCCTCTCGCAGGGCAAGCAGATGATGGAGCAACTGCACAACTCGCCCTCGATCGGCGGCTGGATCGTCTTCAACGAGGGCTGGGGCGAGTGGGACCGCACCGAGACCGGCAAGATCACCGATTCGGTCAAGGCCGCCGACCCGTCCCGCGTCGTCAACGCGCACAGCGGTGTCAACTGCTGCTCGTCGAAGGGTGACTCGGGCAGGGGCGACATCATCGACCACCACGACTACGTCAACAACGACGCACCGTTCCCGGACGACCGGGCTGCGATGGACGGTGAGCACGGCGGCTTCACGCTCCGTACCGCCGGCCACATGTGGCCGGGCGCACCCGCGGCGATCTACAGCGGTGTCGCGGACAAGGACGCCCTCACGGCCAAGTACGTCGACAACACGCGTACGTACTACCTGGCGGCCGCCGGCGCCGAACTGTCCGGCGCGGTGTACACCCAGGTCAGCGACCTGGAGAACGAGCTGAACGGCCTCTACACCTACGACCGGCGCGAGATCAAGATCGATCGCAAGAAGGTCAGGCAGATCAACGAACAGGTCATCGCGGCCGGAGCGGCCGCCGGCCACCGCGACGCGGTGAAGGGCGGCGCCGCCTGGAACCTCGACGAGGGCAAGGGCACCAAGGCGAGCGACCAGGGCCCCAACCGTCTCCCGCTGACCCTCTCCGCGGGCACCACCTGGACGCCCGGCGTCCAGGGCTCCGCGCTGAAGTTCAACGGTGAGGGACAGTACGCCCAGACGGAGGGCCCGGTCGTCGACACCACCGGCAACTACACGGTGTCGGCCTGGGCCACGCTCGACGCGCTGCCGGGCAACTACGCGACGGTGGTCAGCCAGGACGGCCGACGCACGGAGAACCCGTTCTATCTCCAGTACGGGCAGGGCGCGTTCGCCTTCAGCGCCCCGGGCGGGAAGCGGGCCCGGGCGGAGATGACGCCCGAGACCGCCAAGTGGTACCACCTCGTGGGTGTGCGCGACGGCGACGAGCTGAAGCTGTACGTCGACGGCAGCCTCGCGGCCACGGCCCAGGCCGGTCCCGCGGACGTCAGCACAGGACCGCTCTCCGTGGGCCGTGCGCAGTACGCGGGCGAGAAGGGTGACTTCTGGAACGGCGCCATCGACCAGGTCAAGGTGTACGACAGGGCCCTGACCGCGGACGAGGTGAGCGCGCTGCACGGCACCGAGCAGCCGTAG
- a CDS encoding GNAT family N-acetyltransferase, giving the protein MEQPEIRRRRDDDMAACAEALATVYVADRYPARWPADPGGWLTPAGMLAAWVALDGTDVLGHVALTRTGPAMAATAGLPQDELAAVSRLFATASARRRGVASALLATASAAAVADGLRPVLEVEDGGGAAVRLYERAGWRLVSSRVGDWTTHDGRTALLHTYIAPAGAAR; this is encoded by the coding sequence ATGGAGCAACCCGAGATCCGTCGCCGCCGCGACGACGACATGGCGGCGTGTGCGGAGGCGCTGGCCACCGTGTACGTGGCGGACCGCTACCCGGCGCGCTGGCCGGCCGACCCGGGCGGCTGGTTGACCCCCGCGGGCATGCTCGCCGCCTGGGTGGCCCTGGACGGTACCGACGTCCTGGGGCATGTCGCACTCACCCGGACCGGCCCCGCCATGGCGGCGACGGCCGGGCTTCCTCAGGACGAACTGGCTGCGGTGTCAAGGCTGTTCGCCACGGCATCGGCCCGGCGGCGCGGAGTGGCGAGCGCGCTGCTGGCGACCGCCTCGGCAGCCGCGGTGGCCGACGGCCTGAGGCCGGTCCTGGAGGTGGAGGACGGCGGCGGCGCCGCCGTCCGGCTCTACGAGCGCGCCGGTTGGCGGCTCGTCTCCAGCCGCGTGGGCGACTGGACGACGCACGACGGCCGGACAGCGCTGCTGCACACGTACATCGCACCGGCCGGTGCGGCGCGGTAG
- a CDS encoding MbtH family protein, which produces MANPFDDESGRFVTLVNGEGQYSLWPVHIDIPGGWSVGGPEGSRQECLDAIEAAWTDMRPTSLVRLMEAGTG; this is translated from the coding sequence GTGGCCAATCCTTTCGATGACGAGTCGGGACGGTTCGTGACGCTGGTGAATGGCGAGGGTCAGTACTCGCTGTGGCCGGTGCACATTGATATCCCGGGCGGCTGGAGCGTCGGCGGCCCGGAAGGATCGCGTCAGGAGTGTCTGGACGCGATCGAGGCCGCGTGGACCGACATGCGACCCACCAGCCTGGTGCGGTTGATGGAGGCGGGCACCGGATAG